Genomic DNA from Triticum dicoccoides isolate Atlit2015 ecotype Zavitan chromosome 4B, WEW_v2.0, whole genome shotgun sequence:
ACAAACCCTGACCCTTCAATTGATTTGCAGTTTTCCCTATCTAGTGAAAGGTCCCCCatctatttttttgttttccaccAAGTTGACTACACAATTTATTCGGGTCCCTCATGAACTTAATCATTTAACCTTTATTGACCATTCCAGTCTGAAGCATGGAGTTGATATGTTGGTAAGTATCCAGTCTGGCCCTAAGACCAGCAACAAAAGGAAGTCACTTAAGGTATGCCTTCTTTTAGTATATCCCCTTTCTTAAGCATTTGTACTGTTTTATGCATACTGTTCATGAAGGgacaggcctggcgcagtggtgaggtactctccccacttgtgccaagaggtcctgagTTCAACGAAAcctctctgcattgcactgtgCAGGGGTAAGGCTTGCCTTGTATAATCCTTCCCCAGACTCCACCTGATGTGGGAGCTTCTAGTAGCTGAGAAGAAACTATCGCTGATTATGCTACAGTGCTATAACTATATGAAATCATTACAAATGAATAGAGCTAACTATTCTTTCCAACAATGACAGGACATTACTATGGAAAACGAATTTGAAAAGAAGCTTCTTGCCGATGTTATCCCTCCAGATGAAATAGGAGTTACATTTGAGGACATCGGAGCACTCGAAAGTGTCAAGGAAACTCTGAAGGAGTTAGTGATGCTGCCCTTGCAAAGGCCTGAATTGTTTTCCAAAGGACAACTTATGAAGGTATATATTATTTATATACTTTATTAAAAGCTGTTTGAAAAAATGGTGTTTCTTGGTAAAGATTCTGTTTTGAAGTCAAATATTAATGAAACGCCAAAACTTTACCAAGAAATACTAAAAAAGCAGGCTCTTAGGAACTTTTTTTTTTTAGATATGCTATATAGTATCAACGTATTACTTGTCTTGCCTTTTGTCATTTAATATAAAAACTAGCAAGTGAAGCAAGTTTATTCTCTTGGTGGTCAGTTGATCATAACTTAAAGTTTATGCCTTTCACCTTTTGGTTTTGGGAGTTGCCCAGTAAATAAGGCACCTAATGAACATGGTGAAAGAAGTTATATATGCCAATCTGAATAGCAAAATATAGTtaccactccctccgttcctttatataaggtgtatttgttttttcaaaTATCAAATGAGTGCATGTTTCACCGAGTTTTTAGAAAAAATATATTAGTATCTCTACAACATGAAATTTAAATTTATACCATTTGATCCTTCATAAaaggtagtttcatattttatctacTAGGTATTGCAGATGTTTTTATTTTATTCaataatcttggtcaaacattcaaatggttgacttgcatggaaatcaatacaccttatattctggaacagagggagtattatttagcAAAGTTATGATCATTTGTTCTGTTTATGAAATAGTGGAACCTTTTATTTCTAAGCTGACTATTGTTACTTTTGTTATGCTAGCCATGTAAAGGAATATTACTTTTTGGTCCGCCTGGTACGGGGAAGACGATGCTTGCAAAAGCTGTGGCAACAGAGGCTGGTGCTAATTTCATAAACATATCAATGTCAAGTATATCCTCAAAGGTATTCCATTTGATAGGATTGGCTGATGTCTTGCTTTATTTCTGCATTCCGGGTGTTTGCATCATCAGCTCTAAATGACCTGTTGTTGCAGTGGTTTGGTGAAGGAGAGAAGTACGTGAAAGCTGTGTTTTCACTGGCAAGCAAAATTGCTCCAAGTGTCATTTTCGTAGATGAGGTAATGCAACTGTGACTATTCAATATAGATAATTTTGTTGCACTGTATGGGTACATACTTGCTAAGTTTGTTGTTAATCCTGAAGGGCGCTGCTTATTTTCTTGCCGTTTTTACATTTTTTAGGTTGATGGCATGTTGGGTAGACGTGAGAACCCTGGAGAGCATGAAGCCATGCGCAAGATGAAAAACGAGTTTATGGTGAACTGGGATGGGCTAAGAACAAAAGATAAAGAACGCGTATTAGTCCTTGCTGCGACTAATAGGCCATTTGACCTTGATGAAGCTGTTATTAGGAGGCTTCCAAGGAGGTGATTTTTCAGTTCTTTCTTAGGATTCATATTCTGATACTCTGAGAAATTATAGTTTATTGACTGATCATTTTATGGAAATTGTTTTCTTTAGGTTGATGGTGAATTTGCCTGATGCATCAAATAGAAGAAAGATTATTAGCGTCATACTTTCCAAAGAAGATTTGGCAGATGACCTAGATCTTGAAGCCATTGCTAACTTGACGGAAGGATACTCGGGCAGTGATCTTAAGGTATTGTACTACTATAATGAGTCCTGCGGCAAACACGTTTCTTTTCTAttcccaccgttcctaaatatttgtctttttagagatttcaaatggactatcacatacggatgcatatagacatattttagagtgtagattaactcattttgctccgtatgtagtcacttgttgaaatctctagaaagacaaatatttaggaacggagggagtactatgctcATGCTCTTTTGCAATTACTTTTCAGAATCTTTGTGTGACTGCTGCTCATCTTCCTATTagagagctccttgaaaaggagaaaaaGGTTACTTCTATCCCCCCAAACTTGTATAGTTCTTTGTTATGTAGCGTTATTATGGTTGTATATAtccccctccgttccaaaatatagggtGTAGTTTGACTGTCCGTACTTGACCTTTGACCATAAACCTCTGATGCAGTATTAATGCATAGCCTATTCATTATTGGACTAATTATTGGTCAAATCTTGAATCTGTACGTCCAAAACTATGCCTTATATTTTGCAaaagaggtactccctccgtcccaaaataaatgtctcaacttgacacttattttgggacagaggaagtAGTATATAGATTAGTAATGAAATCAATGGAACATGGCCATCTTCTGTATTTATATTTGACAGTGATGGATGATGTGAAATGGATTTGACCTTTTGTGTGTCCGCTTGCAGGAGAGAGCTTTGGCAGAAGCAGAAAGCAGGCCATGTTCTAGCAATGATGTCCGTGCCTTGAGAATAAGTGATTTCAAACATGCACATGAACAGGTAAGTTATTGTGACTATGAGTTTGTGCTGTGGGTCGGTAGCTGTGCTGTATCATGCTAAGTATTTTTAAACCCTGATATAGAAGAAAGAAATTGTGCTGCCTGATAGAATGTCCTGACCTTGTATGTCACTTGGTTGTAGGTTTGTGCAAGTGTATCTTGTGATTCAACGAATATGAATGAGCTTGTTCAGTGGAATGATGTCTACGGAGAAGGTGGGTCGAGGAAAACGACAACGCTAAGCTACTTCATGTAGCGATGTTGAGAGCATGTACATACATGATAAACGTTAGCACAGAGCAATGGCTGCGATTGGAGGGGGGCTACAGCAAAAAGAAGTGTAGGCATCAGATCAAGAAGGGACCGTCACAGTGAGAGCAACGGAGGGATGCAAATCTGGTTGATGCCTTGTGGCAGGTCAACAAGAGCACAGCAGACATGGCCTGCTCCAGCGCATCACCATCCAAAGGAGATAGATTTGTATTTGTAGCAGTCGGGCCGGCCATCGTTTTTCGTCGGTTTATTATTGAGAATCTTTGTTTAGATTGCAAGTTGTAGAGCCTGTGCAAGTGTACAGTATGAATGAGAATCAGGCCAGGTCAATTAACTTGTTACTGTGGTCAGTTCAGGGAAatattcattttattttattaaccAGAAGATTAATTCATTACTTGGTGCTTCGACGATTTGAGTCCCCTGTAgagatttttcttttcttttttgtcacATTACTGGAGATGATTATTCTCATTTAGCCCCTTGGTGGCGCCTGCGTGTAGTATCACGCAACTGGAACGAGAATGATGTAGTACTAGTGCATTTCCATGCTTGGTGTCGTAATCTTTGACGGCTCAATATCTCATTATTGGAGATGATTGTATCCTTTTCGCCCGGCCTGCGTGTATAATCACGCTACCGGGCAAATTGTATTGAGTCAGAATTGTGCAGGTGGTATCCACTCGAACCTCTCCTTGAAACTTCAATCCAAAAGAATCCTTTGCATTTTCGTTCTAGGCCCAGTAAACAATTTTTAGTATCCTGTGCAAAAACAAGTTTGGGCGTTTCATCGAAATCTGCATGCATAtaaatttttggaaaaagaaattCATACACCCGGACAACTGGTGCCCAAGAGCCAAAAGGCTGCGTGCATGATCTTTTCTCTGTCTTATTCCTCTGGTCTCTGGTTTTCGAGTCTTTGCAAGTATTTCTTTTTTTGGAAAATGAGAATTCTTCCTCGGGACTTGCCGACATTTACATGATCAAGTGGATGAGATCATTCCAGCAGTCTTACTTGCGATGGATCTGCACGTCTCATATTATTGTGGACTGAAGAATAGTCTAGTCGTCTCTCTCACAAATAATGGTCTTACATACATTCATTCCTATGGACGTCGATGGTGAAGAAGTCGAAATAGTTGGATCGAGGACGATGAGTGATGACGATGGCACTTGTGGGCGTGTTTTGTAACGTTTTTGTGCCTGTTTCTTTTCATGAACTAACTGCacaatcctcctcctcctcttcttcttcttcttcttcttcttcttaaatgATGAAAATGAAAGTCTTTTGTCTTGTTGAAAAAAGGAAACGCTTTAtcacaaaaaaaaaggaaaaagggaaaaaaagaaggGAAACGCTTACTGAACCTCCAGAAGTTGAGCAGGAACCCTCATTGGTATTGTCGTGCATGAGACAGCACAGCAAGTCTCCATTCAGTGAACCTTTTCTAAAAAAAGTTAACTGAATGGAGACTTGCTGGGTGCATGAAGCAGCCGATCGGTGGCCTCCTTGATCTTGAAGAAGCGCATGCAGCGTGCTTTCGATGGGGCGCCAAATACTACGTACTCCATGATTGAACATAAACTTATTTTTGCTTAACTGATTGGCAGACCTCACGCCTAAACAAATCACGCCACAAAAGGTTTTCCAAAGAAAGAAGAAGACTGGTGTCTGCAGGATGCATCTGAGCATGCATCTAACAAGATAATTACACCCTGTGTCCCTGCACGTACGATGCGATCACATGGAGTGGTTTATGAGGCCATGCACCACAAGGAGCCCCATGATGAGCGAGTGGTCCACGTTGGGCTCCACCACCAGCGTCAGCACGTCCTCGCCCAGGGACACCCCCGTCGCCGTCAGCTTCCTCTTCACCTCCGCCACGGCCAGCCCGGTGGCGTCGTCCACGATCCACGAGGCGCGCGCCGCCTgctgccgccgcctgccgccgtccATCTTGTAGCGCACCGCGTGGCCGTCGCTCCTGAACTCGCAGCGCGGGCCGCGGCTCCACTTGTTGCTCACCACCGTGAACCACGGCAGCCGTCGCGGCGCGTCGGCGCGGTCCCACCCGCCGCACCTGTATCCCTCCCACCTCCGGAACTTCTCGAGGACCTGGAGCACCACGCTCCCCGTGATGTCCATGAGGCACACGTCCACGGAGCGGTGGGAGCCGTAGTTGTCGACGCGGTAGACGATGCGGCCGCGGGAGTCGAAGACCGTGCAGCCGCTCCCGTTGAGCACCAGCGATTTCATCCAGATGGTGAACACCTCCCTCTGCTGGCTCCTGTGCTCTTCCCCGACCCCTTCGCCTTCGCCTTTGACGACTTGGCCTTGGCCGACCGCCGCCGCTGGCTCCTCAGCCGGAGGAGCATCGGCGGTCGGTGTGTCTTCTGGGAGTAGCCGCTTCTGCGACGAACAGGAGGCCGAGGAGTGTACCTTGACCTTGGGCGTCCAGAGTTCAGCACCAAGGCACCACCTTGCGCCTCCCATGAGTTGAAGAATTAACTCTTCTACTACTTCTACTTGATTATGGGAGGTATGGGGCTTTCTGTAACCATTGAGGTCTGAGTGTATGTGTTATATTTATACACACATGCACATGCAACTACTCCCTTCCTCCTCCCTTCCTAaatatataagtctttttaaagattgcactatagactacatacacaacaaaatgagtgaatctacactttaaaatatgtctatatacattcgtatgtacttcctccattccttagTATAAGTCTTTGAAGAGATTTCACTATAaaacacatatgaagcaaaatgaatgaatctacacattaaaatacatctatatacatccgtatatggttcataatgaaatctctacaaagacttatatttagaaacggagggagtagtttgtagtgcaatctctaaaaaagacttatatttaaaaacggagcAAGTACACAAGGGGAGGTGAAGGTCGAGATGGGAGAGAGATTATATTAGCTTAAACGTGTGGGGATGAAGATAGGTAGTACTCCATTGAGGTCGTCAGCCGTACTTCACTTACCGCATTTGATTTATGTCATGCTTATCAAGTTGGCACAAATTACTAGCTACCCCGGCCTGTATATCTATAGCTGACGCGGAGACTTTTTCTGTGATCCCAACTACTAGTGCTTACTGCtacgtactactccctccattcgaaatTACTCGTTTAAGaaataaatgtatctagatgtattttagttgtagatacagttGTAGATACATTCATCATTGTGACAAATAATTCCAAACGGAGGGAATACTACTGATTAGTTGATTACAGTAGCGGAAGTGCTCTTATGAGCCCGAGCACACCTGCACACTTTATCACATCCGTCTGCTTTCTTCCAGATTCACACTCCCGCTTGTATTTTAGCTCGTATAGGGAGTCCTACATGATTATTTCTTTGAGCGATGGCCCACCTCTGCGTCGCATTCATTACACCTGCGCCCGTCAAGTACTTTCCGGCCCAGATAAAATATGACGTGCTAGACCGACATCCTATACCTTCTTAGCCGTCTACCCACTGCCACGTTGCTGCAATTAATACGTTGATCCGCCACCAAGGAAACCAAGCCCTCTGTCTTTGACCTCCTTCTACAAGATCACCGCCGACCGCCTGTTAAAAAAAAACAGATCACGACCGCTGCCGGACATGGTGAACAACTTTTTCAGGTCGCACTATGCATCACAAGTTGTCGTCGCAAGTACTAATGCAAATTCTTTTTATTCATAGCTAAAAAGTAGGTACGTACTAACACAAGCAAATAGTAATTGCAGCATCACTTGTTCAGATCATAGTCTCACACACACTAGTTCATGAAGTCTCGGCACAGTGTGACCACAAGCACTTCCACACTACTCAAGCGGGATGGATGCTAACATGTCACAGCTGGCTCAAAATAGTGGTTCAGATTTAACACATACATAATGGTAGGCTACCACACAATGGGATTACAAGCATAACCACATCAGAAACTGGGATGGAAGCTAACAAGTAACAAGTACCCGCAAACAGTAGGCACAGCTTCAGGTTCCAACCAAACGCTTATCACTGAGTAATAGAAGCACATTAATTCACTCGCACAAAAAAAGGTCCCACCCAAAAGCAACCACATGGTACCAGATCAGCACTCCCACATCAGAAGAAGACTTTCTCCATCATGAAGTCGGGCAACTCACCCATGTTACCTCTCATGGCAACTCACCCATGTTACCTCTCATCGAGATCACCTCATATGCAATTGACCTCCTGAGATAGTGATGCCGGATCTGCACATTCCACCACCATAGGGTCAAAATCACAAGCAGTATGAATGCAAACACGAAGACTCATCTTAGCGCTCACCGGTTTAAGTTGTTAACCAAGACTAATGTAATTGTCCAAACTCCTTGATGTAGTCCTCTCCCGTCAGCAAAGCGAATGTTGGAACCATGTGCTTGAACCATATCCTGCAAATGACAACCTCAGTGAGTACTGAAGCTACCATGATTCATTTCGAATTTAATAACGCTAATCCCTTAGTTACACTCACTTGCTAAGATCCATGTTGGTACATGACAGGATTTTGTCATAGAAAATCATCACCTCTCCTGCATTTGGCTCTTCATGCTTCAAAACCGGCTTTCCATCAGAATTTATCCCCCATATCACCTTACACAGTTGTCCTCACCATACCAACTTGCAACCTTAGGTTCCTCGACATCAGTTCGGACACTAGACCTGTTCCCCTCCGACAATCTGTGCTTCGATTATCTATCAAGCATTGCGtcatcatcagtcatattccttgtTAGAGCAATTAACCCGTAGATCTACTTCCACATATCTATTGCAAAAATCCCCCCATTACCAGCAGATGATGTATCATTCTGGAATGCAGACACTGGTATTTGTGCCTCATCGACGCTCTTATCTTCATGTCATCGGAGCTGTCT
This window encodes:
- the LOC119296122 gene encoding protein LURP-one-related 11-like, with the translated sequence MGGARWCLGAELWTPKVKVHSSASCSSQKRLLPEDTPTADAPPAEEPAAAVGQGQVVKGEGEGVGEEHRSQQREVFTIWMKSLVLNGSGCTVFDSRGRIVYRVDNYGSHRSVDVCLMDITGSVVLQVLEKFRRWEGYRCGGWDRADAPRRLPWFTVVSNKWSRGPRCEFRSDGHAVRYKMDGGRRRQQAARASWIVDDATGLAVAEVKRKLTATGVSLGEDVLTLVVEPNVDHSLIMGLLVVHGLINHSM